The Tigriopus californicus strain San Diego chromosome 5, Tcal_SD_v2.1, whole genome shotgun sequence genome includes a region encoding these proteins:
- the LOC131880191 gene encoding uncharacterized protein LOC131880191 — protein MVNPEGVCFNSHCVSFMLTVGFKTLQGEHLCKRADKRGRRRRFFEMVKPVRASIPPPGYSNDVVFKVLASPEETNEIFLDHQEDLWDESQGERLNYTDSDLVEINYEYALARGHRKIMLTTPPPTEISYQHNMPPSQSLYEELKRSMKPLGIRHPEFKQKRRFQIPKDQNRYSEPTRVFLRMAAKALHVRQQLLHNYKDHVVRAFRQKTETDVIYLQHMFELVSKYGIYSILQDNGEIESTAKALVIDPCHLEAELEANKIKPSHFCRNFMICFVLFASVLIGLVLVFNGRDHFFDMSHLIQVMTNATQTTEDDQL, from the exons ATGGTAAACCCGGAAGGGGTTTGTTTCAATTCGCATTGCGTCAGTTTCATGTTGACAGTTGGGTTTAAGACGCTGCAGGGAGAACATCTTTGTAAACGCGCTGATAAAAGAGGACGAAGGAGAAGATTCTTTGAAATGGTCAAACCAGTGCGAGCATCGATCCCGCCTCCGGGCTATTCCAATGATGTTGTGTTTAAGGTCTTGGCCTCGCCGGAAGAGACGAATGAGATCTTTTTGGATCACCAAGAAGACCTCTGGGACGAGAGTCAGGGCGAAAGGCTCAACTATACGGACTCTGATTTGGTGGAGATAAACTACGAATACGCTTTGG CTCGTGGTCATCGCAAGATCATGCTGACCACCCCACCACCCACTGAGATTAGCTACCAACACAACATGCCACCCTCGCAATCTCTCTATGAAGAACTGAAGCGGAGTATGAAACCTCTGGGAATTCGACATCCGGAGTTCAAACAAAAGCGACGCTTCCAAATCCCCAAGGACCAAAATCGATACTCGGAACCGACCAGGGTGTTTTTGAGGATGGCGGCCAAGGCCTTGCACGTGAGACAACAGCTCCTCCACAATTACAAGGACCACGTGGTCAGGGCTTTCCGCCAAAAGACCGAGACCGACGTGATCTACCTTCAGCATATGTTCGAATTGGTGAGCAAGTACGGAATCTATTCGATTCTACAAGACAACGGAGAGATCGAATCAACGGCAAAAGCCTTAGTGATCGACCCATGCCATTTGGAAGCAGAATTGGAGGccaacaaaatcaaaccatCACATTTTTGTCGGAACTTTATGATCTGCTTCGTGCTCTTCGCCAGTGTCCTGATTGGCCTCGTCTTGGTCTTCAACGGCCGCGATCACTTCTTCGACATGAGTCATCTCATCCAAGTCATGACGAATGCCACGCAAACTACGGAAGACGACCAATTGTGA